AGCAGTTTCTTGGTCTCTTATTTCTCCTACCATTATAATATCGGGATCTTGTCTCAATAACGATCTTAATCCAGAAGCAAATGTAAATCCTATTTTTGAATTTACTTGGGATTGATTTACACACTTCATTCTGTACTCTATAGGATCTTCTATTGTAGATATATTTACTTTTGGAGTATTTAAAATATTTAATATTGTATATAAAGTAGTGGTTTTACCGCTTCCAGTAGGTCCAGTAACTAGAATTATGCCATGTGGTTTCTCTATATTTTTTTTAACGATATCAAATGGTTTATTTTGGAATCCTAATTGTTCCAATGTTAATGTTTGAGATTTTTCATTCAATAGTCTCATTACTATTTTTTCTCCATCAAATGTTGGTATTATAGATACTCTAAAGGATACTTTGTATGTTTCGGACTTTATTTTGAATCTCCCATCTTGCGGAAGTCTATGTTCATCTACCTTTAAATTGGATAGAATTTTTATTCTACTTATAAGTCCTGGTTGTATATTTTTTGGAAGAGTCATTACATTGTGTAATATTCCATCTATTCTATATCTTACAAGTACATCTTTTTCCTCTGGTTCTATGTGTATATCACTAGCACCTTCTATTATAGCGTGCTCTAATAATGTATCTACTATTCTAGTTATTGGTATTTCTTTTGATACATTAATTAAACTTTCTTTGTTTTTGTTTTTTTCCTCATTATTTTCTTCCCCAGATAGATATTTAAATTCAGATTTTAAACTTTTTTTATACAATTTTAAAACTTCTTTTATATCATCTGGTGTTGATATATATATTTCTAATTTTAGTCTTCCAAACTTTTTCTTTAAAAATTCTATTATTTCTAAATCTTGCGGATCTATTGTAGCTATTTTTATTTTTTTATCATCTCCATCAAATGCTATTATATTATGTGAATTTGCTATTTCTTCAGGTATTGTAAATAAGATATCTTTTCTTATGTTTACATTTTTTAGATTTATAAAATTTACTTTGAAATAATTTGCAG
This genomic window from Patescibacteria group bacterium contains:
- a CDS encoding GspE/PulE family protein; translated protein: MFTIKQIKSILKKSEILTIKEFEKLEKEAEEEQKNILDYLLEKKIITNALLYEQAANYFKVNFINLKNVNIRKDILFTIPEEIANSHNIIAFDGDDKKIKIATIDPQDLEIIEFLKKKFGRLKLEIYISTPDDIKEVLKLYKKSLKSEFKYLSGEENNEEKNKNKESLINVSKEIPITRIVDTLLEHAIIEGASDIHIEPEEKDVLVRYRIDGILHNVMTLPKNIQPGLISRIKILSNLKVDEHRLPQDGRFKIKSETYKVSFRVSIIPTFDGEKIVMRLLNEKSQTLTLEQLGFQNKPFDIVKKNIEKPHGIILVTGPTGSGKTTTLYTILNILNTPKVNISTIEDPIEYRMKCVNQSQVNSKIGFTFASGLRSLLRQDPDIIMVGEIRDQETAEIAIHSAMTGHLVLSTIHTNDAVSTIPRLTEMGVPAFLISSTLNLIIAQRLVRRICPDCIQSYNLDEKMINELKKHFDINKILETLEREKIISNKKNGLKELLFYRGKGCNKCRNTGYKSRIGIYEVLENESKLSNLISQNLSTEKIKEYTLSKNMLTMIEDGFIKAKNGITTIEEILRVTKE